The Natrarchaeobius halalkaliphilus DNA segment CGACGGCGGGGTTCACCTGCTCGTCTCGGGACTCGAGTACGGCCGCGCTACCGCCGAGTCGAACGCCGATTCGGTGACCCGCCGGGCGAGCTACGACTATCAGGGGCTGGCCGTCGAACACGGCCCTCACGAGGGGAAGATCCGCATGCTCGAGACGTTTCTCGACGACCACGACGTGGCCTCCGTCTCCGTCCCGCGCTCGTTCCCGACCGGGACGGCGGACGGCCTGCGCGACCGGGACGTGTCCGTGACGGTCGAACCCGAGAGCATCGTCGAGGGCATTCGGGCGACCAAAACCGACTGGGAGATCGACCAGATCGAAGCGACCCAGCGAGCGAACGAGGCGGCGATGGCCACCGCCGAGGCCCTCATCGCGAGCGCCGACGTCGAGGACGGCGTTCTGGTTCACGACGGCGAGGTACTCACCAGCGAGCGCGTCACGGAGGAAATCGAGATCACGCTCCTCCGAAACGGCTGTCAGCTGGACGAAACCATCGTTGCCTGCGGAGCGGACGGTGCGGACCCCCACGACCGCGGGAGCGGCCCGCTCGAGGCGAACGAGCTGATCGTGATCGATATCTTCCCGCGCGATAAGGAGACGGGCTACTTCGGTGATATGACCCGGACGTTCGCCCGCGGTGATCCCGGCGAGGAGGCGAGGCGGCGATACGAGGTGACCGAACGGGCCTACGAGGCCGCCCTCGAGGCGGTCGAACCCGGCGTCACCGGCGCGGAAGTTCACGACGTCGCCTGCGACGTCATCGAGGAAGCCGGGTACGAGACGCTACGAAGCGATCCGAGCACGGACACGGGCTTCATCCACGGGACGGGCCACGGCGTCGGCCTCGACATTCACGAACAGCCGACCGTCTCGCCCGGTGGCGGCGAACTCGAGCCCGGACACGTTCTCACGATCGAGCCGGGGATCTACGATCCCGCCGTCGGCGGTGTCCGAATCGAGGACCTGGTGGTGGTCACCGAGGGCGGATCGGAGAACCTCACCGAGTATCCGGTGGCGCTCGAGCCGGCCGCTCGCTGATACGGGTTTCCGTTTCGATTTACCGGTACGCCAATAGTTCGCCGGCGGTTGCACCGGCGAATCGGTACAGCGGTCCGATGAGTCGAGACGAACGTCGCGGGCGAGCCGAACTCAGCCCCACCGCTCGGTCCGTTTCGGTCGGTCCGTCACCGACGCGACCTCGAGGTCGTCACCGACGGTCGCGAGCGCCTCGAGGTAGGCTTTCGCGCTCGATTCCGTCGAGAGGTAGGGGACCTCCTCTTCGACGGCCGTCTCGAGGGTCTCGCGGTCGCGGCTGACGACGAAATCGACCGCCCCCTCGCGGATCGCCTGGGGGGTGTCCTCGGATTCGTCGAGTTCGACGACGTCGAAGTGGTCCTCGAAGCCGTCGACGTCGAGATCGACGACCGCGGCTCCCTCGCTGGCCGCGTTGTAGGCGGCCTGCTGGGCCTTCCAGTAGGCCATGCCGAACTCGCTCGCGGTTCCCATCACCTCGCCCGTGGATTTCATCTCCGGGCCGAGGCGGGGATCCGATCCCGGCAGGCGGTCGAACGGCAGGACGACCTCCTTGATCGACGTGTGTTCGGGGATCCGTTCGTCGACGTCGAGGCTCGCTAGCGTCTCGCCGGCCATCACCTGCGCGGCGAGTTTCGCGATCGGAACGCCCGTCGCCTTCGAGATGAACGGCACCGTTCGCGAGGACCGCGGGTTGGCCTCGAGGACGTACACTTCGCTCGCGGTTTCACCGCTCGCGTTATCCGAGGCGCCTTGCGCCTCGCTTTCACCGTCTCTGACTGCAAGCTGGACGTTCAGCAGGCCTTTCGTCTTCAGCGCCGCCGCGATGTCCTCGGTGACCTCCCGGACGCGTTCCAGGGTGTCCTCGTCGAGCGAGCGCGGCGGTATCATGCAGGCGGAGTCGCCGGAGTGGACGCCCGCGGTCTCGACGTGTTCCATGATGCCGCCGATCAGCACCGAGCGGCCGTCGGAGACGGCGTCGACGTCGAGTTCGATCGCGTCCTCCAAGAAGTCGTCCACGAGGATCGGCTTGTCCGGGGAGACGCGGACGGCCTCCTCGATGTAGGTCTCGAGTTCGTCGTCGTCGTAGACGACGTCCATCGCGCGGCCGCCGAGAACGTAGGAGGGACGCACGAGGACGGGGTAGCCGATCTCGTGGGCGAGTTCGAGCGCCTCTTCTTTCGAGTACGCCGTTCCGCCGTCGGGCTGGGCGATCTCGAGTTCGTCCATCAGCGCGTTGAACCGGTCGCGGTCTTCCGCCAAGTCCATCGCCTCGACGGAGGTCCCCATGACCTCACACTCGAGGCCGCGGCGGTCGATCTCCTCGGCGAGCGGTTCGGCGATGTTGACGGAGGTCTGGCCGCCGAACTGGACCATCACGCCGTCGGCGTCTGCCGCCTCCGCGACGTCAGCGACCTCCTCGGCCGTGATCGGCTCGAAAAAGAGGCCGTCGGAGGTGTCGTAGTCCGTCGAGACAGTCTCGGGGTTGTTGTTGACGACGTGGGCGTCGATACCCAGCTCGCGAAGCGCCTGGACCGCGTGGACCGAACAGTAGTCGAACTCGACTCCCTGTCCGATTCGGATCGGGCCGCCGCCGACGACGATAACGCTCTCGACGTCGCGGGACACCTCGAGTTCGCCGGCCGCGGCCTCACCGATCAGCGGCCCGGACTCGAACTCGGTTTTGCGCGCGGAGTAGTAGTACGGCGTTTCGGCCTCGAACTCGCCGGCGCAGGTGTCGACTTGCTTGTAGGTCCGACCGGGAACCTCGGTTTCGACGGTTCCGACGTCGGACGCGGTCGTCGCCGCGATGGAGGTGTTGGTGTGGCCGGTGATCGCCGCCGTCGTGAAGTCGCCCTCGGCGGCGGCGCGCATCGAGCCGGCGATGCGCCCGTAGCGTTCGACGTACCACTCGAAGATACCCGTCAGCTCGACGACTTCGTCGACGGTGTAGCCGCGTTCGAACGCCTCGAACATCGCGTACGGCCTGTCCGGGGAGGGACGCTCGAGGTAGCGTTCCTCGAGTTCGTCGTCGTCCACCTCCTCCCAGTCGACGTCGGGATCGTACTCGGACGATCGGAGGGCTTTGAGCAGCGACTCCTCGAAGGTTCGACCGATCGCCATCGCCTCGCCGGTCGATTTCATCGCGGTGGTGAGCTCGAAGTCGACGTCGTCGAACTTGTCCTTGGGCCAGCGCGGCACCTTGGTGACGACGTAATCGATCGCGGGCTCGAACGCCGCGGTCGTCTCGCCGGTGATCTCGTTTTCGATCTCGTGGAGTCGCTTGCCGAGGGCGACTTTCGCGGTGACGCGGGCGATCGGATACCCCGTCGCCTTCGAGGCGAGCGCCGACGAGCGCGAGACGCGGGGATTCACCTCGACGACGCGGTACTCGCCGCCGGGGGTGCCGTCGTCGTGCCAGGCGAACTGGATGTTACACCCGCCCTGGATACCGAGTTCGCGGATGACGTCGAGCGCCGCGGTGCGCATCTCCTGGTGGCCCTCGTCGGGCACGAGTTGTGAGGGCGTAACGACCGTCGACTCCCCGGTGTGGATCCCCATCGGATCGATGTTCTCCATGTTGCAGATGATGATACAGGAGTCGTCGGCGTCGCGCATCACCTCGTATTCGTACTCGACCCAGCCGGCGATCGACTCGGTGATGAGGACCTCGCTGTTCCGCGAGAGGCGAAGACCCTTGCGCACGCGAGAGAGCAGTTCGTCCATCTCGCCGACGACGCCCGAACCGGAGCCGCCAAGCGTGTACGTGGTCCGGGCGATGACCGGCAGTCCCCCGACCTCCTCGACTGCGGCTTCGACGCGCTCGCGGACGTCCTCGTCGCTGAGTTCGGTGACCGACTCACCCTCCTCGAGCGAGATGGTCGTCGATCTGGGAACGGGCTGGCCGATCTTCTCCATTCGCTTGCGAAAGAGGTCGCGGTCTTCGGTCGCGTAGATCGTCTCGAGCGGCGTTCCCATGATTTCGACGTCGTACTCCTCGAGGACGCCCTCCTCGGCCAGTTCGGCGGTGACGTTGAGGCCGGTCTGGCCGCCGAGTCCGGCGATGACGCCGTCGGGAGCTTCCTTCCGAATGATCTCGGCGATGGCCTCGGTCGTGATCGGCTCGATATAGACCTCGTCCGCCATCTCCGGATCGGTCATGATCGTCGCGGGGTTGGAGTTGACGAGGACGACTCGAGCGCCTTCTTCCTGCAGTGCGCGGCAGGCCTGTGCGCCGGAATAGTCGAACTCGGCGGCCTGCCCGATCTGTATCGGTCCGCTCCCGATGAGCAAGATCGTGCGTCCGTCCCCGCCCGTCGCTCCGTCCTGGTCCGTACTCATTGGTCTTGTCCGTTCGAAGTTCGCACATCGTAATAAGCCCCACGAAACGATACGATTCTCGAAATCACTTTTCGAATTTCGAATTCGTCGCCCACCCAGCCTCGAGCCCGGACTCTCGGCGTCTGAGCTGCCGTCGGTCGACGCTCAGTCGCCTTCGACGCCCGTCACGTCGTAGCCGAGATCCGTGATTCCCTCGAGGATCGCCTCGTGATCGGCGCGCCCGTCGTAGTACATCACCACGTCGAAGCTCCCCTCCCGGAGGAGTTGCTGGCACTCCCAGACGAACGCCTCGTCCCCGAGCGTCAAACCCTGGTGCTGGTTCGAGGAGAACTCCGGGTCGTCGTTGCCCGAGTGGACGAAACAATCCTGCGGGTCGTACCCCGAGTGTTCAGCGATGATGTCGCCGGCGTCGATCGTCGCCTGCATCATCCGAACGTCCTCGCTCCCGTCGTAGGGCGTCTGGATGATCACGCCGTTGAGGTCGATCTCGCCAGGCTCGAGAAGCGCCTTCGTCCGCCGGTAGAGGTCGTCGTCGACGGGACTCGAGTTCGCGTCTGTCATCGCTCGACTCGAGGCTCCCCGGACTGATAGCCGTCACGATTCCGCCCGTGGGATGGCTCGAGCCGCCCTGGGAGTGATCCGATTGCGCCTGGACGCACTCGAGTCCGTCCGGCGAGTGAGACGAACCCGCCCGCCGGAGAGTCATCGCGGTAGACGTCGATCGGTTTCAATATTTGTCGATTGAAGGCCACTGGTGTACGTCTTCCCTATTACTTTGGTTTCCGAAGTAATGGATCAGCGGGGGTGATTGGTCCCTCCTCGATCGCCCGGTCGCGGGGACGTTGGCAGACCATCCGTTCCGTGAACGCGATCCGCGCCCGACCCGGTCCACGAGACGAGTTAGTGTTTTGACTCTTCTCACTGTCGGAGAGTGACACACAAGAAACATAGTCATCCATACCGTCGAATCGAACGATGAAGCGGTGGCTCCGCCAGCGCGTCGACGCGGCCTACGAGCGCCTGCTTTCGCGGGAGATCGCGGGAGCACCGACGCACGTCGCGGTGATTCAGGACGGCAACCGGCGGTACGCCCGCGGACGCGGCGGCGACGCACACGACGGCCACCGAGCGGGTGCGGAGACGACCGAACGCGTTCTCGAGTGGTGTCAGGACGTCGGCGTCGAGGAACTGACGCTGTATACCTTCTCGACGGAGAACTTCGATCGGCCGCCCGAGGAGAACGAACGGCTGTTCGACCTCCTGGTCGAGAAGCTTCGAGAGTTCGCGGACGCAGACCGCGTCCACGAAAACGGCGTCTGCATTCGCGCCATCGGGGAGACGGGACTGCTCCCCGAGCGCGTCCGGGAGGCGGTTGCCTACGCGGAAGAGCGGACCCGCGACTACGACCAGTTCGTCCTCAACATCGCACTGGCCTACGGCGGTCGCTCCCGGCTGCTCGAGGCCGCCCGAGGCGTCGCGACCGAGGTCGACGGGGGCGCGATCGAGCCCGACCAGATCGACGTCGAAGCGATCGAGAACCGACTCTACGACCAGCCGGTCCGGGACGTCGACCTCATTATTCGAACCGGCGGCGACGAGCGCACCTCGAACTTCCTGCCGTGGCACGCGAACGGAAACGAGGCGGCCGTCTTCTTCTGTACGCCCTACTGGCCCGAGTTCTCGAAGGCCGACTTCCTGCGGGGCATCCGAACCTACGAGCACCGAAAGGAGTCCTGGCGTCGAACCCGCGCCCGGCGGGCACTCGCGTTGCTCGCCGCGATGAGCGAACCCGACCTGCCGGAGGCCCGGTCCGTCGTCGATCGCTTTCGCGACTCGCTCCCGACCGCCGAGCGCTCGGATCTCGAGGAGATCGAAGGCAAAGAAAGCGCGGAGGAGACGGGCCAGCCCGGGGGACAGGGTGTCGAGAGTATCGACTCGAGCGGACGGGCGGCCGACTGAGAACGGCCGGCGAAGTTAGAACGGCCGGCAGATTAGAACGGCCGGCCGACTGGAGTCGAGCGCCGACTCCCATCTGCAATCAGAGCAGAAGTAACACCACCGCGTAGGTCCCCGAACCCAGCGCGAATGGCCAGAACCGGCTCTCTCGCGTCCGGGGAAGTTCGTCCTTGATCGAGTTGAAGAGGATGCCGCCGGTCAGCAAGCCAAGCAGCGTCGTCACCGTCACGTCGTCGATCGTATAGCCCACGCCGACCGCGGCACCGAGGACGACCGCGCCCGCGAGGATCCACTTCCCGAACCGGCTATAGAGCTCGCGGTGGTGGTGTTGCATCGCCTCGTCGTTACCGAACAGGTGCAACGCCATCGCGACCCCGAACAGCGCGACGTTGTCCGTCCCCGTTTCACCCTGGACGAGCGCGTAGCCGATGAAGGCGTTGTAGACGGCGAAGCCCCCGACGTGGATCCAGAAGACTGGCTCCTCTCCGACCGACCCCAGTTCGCGCTCGACGCCGTAAGAGCGAGACATCCTCGCCAGTCGCTCGAGCCCGTAAAACAGCGCGAGTCCGACGAACGCGACGGCGTACACGTGGTGGGAAGCGAGCGACCAGACGAGGACGGGCACACCCTCGAGCGCCTCCTGGCGCTCGTCGAGTTCGGGGAGCAAATGGAGGAACGCGTAGACGATCGAGACGCCGCCGGTCAGCGAAAGGAGGTCGTGACGCGACAGTCCGACGGACACCGAAAGCTCGTCCGGCAGCAGGTGGGCAACCGTGACCAGCGCGACGAGAACCGCCACGAGTACCGTCTCTCCGTCGATCGACGCCGCGAACGCGAGGGACATCTCCGTTGGACGACACCGCGCAGACGGCTGTCGCTTTCGGTGCAACTGCCGGGTCGACGTCGCGATCACGAACTCCCGGCTCGCTCGAGCGATCGGTTCGGACTCGAGACGGACGAACTCGCTGGCGACCGGAACCGCCTACCGTCCGAAGCGTCGGGACCGGTTGCAGTACTCCCTGACCGCCCGCAGGAAGTCCCGCTTGCGGAAATCGCGCCAGTTGACGTCGGTGAAGTACAGCTCCGAATAGACCGACTGCCAGATCATGAAATCGGAGAGTCGCTCCGCGCCGGTCTTGATGACGAGATCCGGCTCGGCGGGAAACACCAGGTGATCCTCGACGTCCCCGTCGTCTATCTCGTCGGGCTCGATCTCGCCTGCGTCGACGCGTTCGGCAAGCGTCCGGACGGCACTCGTAAACTCGTGTTTGCCGCCGAGTCCGATCCCGATCTGGATCGGCGCATCGGCCCGCGTTCGGTCGTCCGGCCCGCGGACGGCCACCACCTCCGGCGCGTCGATTCCCTCGAGATCGCGACGAAGGGTCGGTACCGCCTCGGCGTCGAGGACGCTAACGTAGACGGTGACCCGGCCGGCGTACTCGAGCGCCCACGAGAAAAACGCGACGAGCGTCTCGTAGGCACCGTCCTCGAGGAGGTCCCGTTCGGTGATGATGAGCGCGACGTGGTTCGGGGGATCGGCCTCGTGATTGCGGATACGGCGGGCGAGATAACGCTCGTACAGTCCCACGGGTTCGCATTCCCGACCCGATACTATACCAGTTACGAGACTGTTCACACAGCGGACCGGTTCGATCCGGCGTTACTTCCGGGTAGGGGAGCTCTGGGGGCCTATACATGCATGACGGTTGTTCGGGAACCTTCAAGTAACCGCCACAGAAAGAGACCGATATCGTGACCACCCCGATCCGGCGAGCCGCGGTCTTTGCGGCCATCTGTACGCTCTCGCTCGCCGTTCCGCTGTCCGGTCCGGGAACGGGTGCGGTCCTGGCGGCGGTCGTTTTGCTGGGCGCGTTCGTCGTGACCGAGGGCCCGCTGTTCGATCTACTCGCCTATCCCGGCGACTACGAGGATGGACGCCTCTACGGGCTCATCACGTTCGTGCTCGCCGTCGTTGCGCTCGGTCTCATCGCGGTCATGTCCTCGATGTCGATCGCGGTCTTCGTCGGAACCGCCTTCCTCATCGGATACGGCAATGTCGCAGAGCAGATCGCACGCTCGAGAACCGACGACGAGGTCGTCGTCGCGACGGTCTTCGCACTGGTTGCGACGGTCGGAGCGGTCGTCGGCCAGGCGGCTACGCACGCGATCGACGGCGTCCCGATCGAGCCGATGGTTCCGACGATCGTCTTTCTCGCCGCGACCGGCGCGCTCTTGGCAGCCCTGCTCCGGGACGTCCTGTTGCTCTACGATGATCCGATCGTCATGGTTTCGGTCGGGCTCTTGCTCTGGCTGCTGGCCGAACTCGAGCCGGCGATCGGTCCGCTCGAGATCGTCGCGGCGCTGGTCGTCACCGTTGCGCTCGGCTACGTCTCGTACGTCCTCGATACGGCGTCGATCGCCGGCATGGTCACCGGAATTCTCCTCGGGCTGGTGACGATCGTTCTCGGGGGCTACGGCTGGTTCGCCGTCCTCATCGCCTTCTTCGCCATCGGCGGACTCTCGACGAAGTTCAGATACGACCGCAAGGAAGACCTCGGCGTCGCAGAGGACAACAACGGCGCACGCGGAACCGGGAACGTCCTCGGAAACGCCGCCGTCGCGCTCGTCGCAGTCCTCGGGTACGCCGCAAGCTCTGCGGGTCTCTTCCCCGGAAACCCCGATCCGATCCTGTTTCTCTTCGCGTTCACTGGCTCCGTCGCGACCGCCATGAGCGACACCCTCTCGAGCGAGATCGGGAGCGTCTTCGAGACCCCGCGACTCATTACCACCTTAGAGCGCGTCGAGCCCGGAACCGACGGCGGCGTCACCTGGCAGGGCGAACTCGCGGGACTCGTCGGGGCGGCGATCGTCGCCGGAATCTCGTACGCGCTGTTTCCCGAGGTCGACGCGACCGGAGCCGCGATCATCGTCGCCGCCGGCTTCGTCGGGATGACCGTCGACAGCCTGCTCGGAGCGACGCTCGAGGGGACCGTCCTCGGTAATCAGGGCGTCAACTTCCTCGCGACGCTGTCGGGCGCACTCGCGGGCGCGTTGCTCGTTCTCTCGTTCGCCGTCCTCGGCTGAGTAGCGATCTCGATCGCCGTCGAATAACGGTCTCGGCCGTCGTCCTCGGACGAGCGGGGATCCGGGCGCGCTACTCCGGTGGCGACTCCTCGGCTATCTCGTCGATCGCGTGAACGCGGACGCTGGTCGGCCGCTTGGTGAACTGACCGAGCGAGCGCGCGATGACGAGGTCGACGTCCCGATCCGCGGACAGATCCAGCAGGCGCTGGCTGAGAATGCCGTCGATGACGACGGTTTCCGGCGACGTTTCGATCGCCTCGAGCGCGTCATAGGCCTCGCTCGCGTCGGTCTCGTCGACGGTTTCGCCGT contains these protein-coding regions:
- a CDS encoding M24 family metallopeptidase produces the protein MEFTADLSALIDVLDSDDVDGYLIDDDSTDSDQRYVSGFTAPDAYQTLVTPDGGVHLLVSGLEYGRATAESNADSVTRRASYDYQGLAVEHGPHEGKIRMLETFLDDHDVASVSVPRSFPTGTADGLRDRDVSVTVEPESIVEGIRATKTDWEIDQIEATQRANEAAMATAEALIASADVEDGVLVHDGEVLTSERVTEEIEITLLRNGCQLDETIVACGADGADPHDRGSGPLEANELIVIDIFPRDKETGYFGDMTRTFARGDPGEEARRRYEVTERAYEAALEAVEPGVTGAEVHDVACDVIEEAGYETLRSDPSTDTGFIHGTGHGVGLDIHEQPTVSPGGGELEPGHVLTIEPGIYDPAVGGVRIEDLVVVTEGGSENLTEYPVALEPAAR
- the carB gene encoding carbamoyl-phosphate synthase large subunit — protein: MSTDQDGATGGDGRTILLIGSGPIQIGQAAEFDYSGAQACRALQEEGARVVLVNSNPATIMTDPEMADEVYIEPITTEAIAEIIRKEAPDGVIAGLGGQTGLNVTAELAEEGVLEEYDVEIMGTPLETIYATEDRDLFRKRMEKIGQPVPRSTTISLEEGESVTELSDEDVRERVEAAVEEVGGLPVIARTTYTLGGSGSGVVGEMDELLSRVRKGLRLSRNSEVLITESIAGWVEYEYEVMRDADDSCIIICNMENIDPMGIHTGESTVVTPSQLVPDEGHQEMRTAALDVIRELGIQGGCNIQFAWHDDGTPGGEYRVVEVNPRVSRSSALASKATGYPIARVTAKVALGKRLHEIENEITGETTAAFEPAIDYVVTKVPRWPKDKFDDVDFELTTAMKSTGEAMAIGRTFEESLLKALRSSEYDPDVDWEEVDDDELEERYLERPSPDRPYAMFEAFERGYTVDEVVELTGIFEWYVERYGRIAGSMRAAAEGDFTTAAITGHTNTSIAATTASDVGTVETEVPGRTYKQVDTCAGEFEAETPYYYSARKTEFESGPLIGEAAAGELEVSRDVESVIVVGGGPIRIGQGVEFDYCSVHAVQALRELGIDAHVVNNNPETVSTDYDTSDGLFFEPITAEEVADVAEAADADGVMVQFGGQTSVNIAEPLAEEIDRRGLECEVMGTSVEAMDLAEDRDRFNALMDELEIAQPDGGTAYSKEEALELAHEIGYPVLVRPSYVLGGRAMDVVYDDDELETYIEEAVRVSPDKPILVDDFLEDAIELDVDAVSDGRSVLIGGIMEHVETAGVHSGDSACMIPPRSLDEDTLERVREVTEDIAAALKTKGLLNVQLAVRDGESEAQGASDNASGETASEVYVLEANPRSSRTVPFISKATGVPIAKLAAQVMAGETLASLDVDERIPEHTSIKEVVLPFDRLPGSDPRLGPEMKSTGEVMGTASEFGMAYWKAQQAAYNAASEGAAVVDLDVDGFEDHFDVVELDESEDTPQAIREGAVDFVVSRDRETLETAVEEEVPYLSTESSAKAYLEALATVGDDLEVASVTDRPKRTERWG
- a CDS encoding DUF5778 family protein; amino-acid sequence: MTDANSSPVDDDLYRRTKALLEPGEIDLNGVIIQTPYDGSEDVRMMQATIDAGDIIAEHSGYDPQDCFVHSGNDDPEFSSNQHQGLTLGDEAFVWECQQLLREGSFDVVMYYDGRADHEAILEGITDLGYDVTGVEGD
- the uppS gene encoding polyprenyl diphosphate synthase, with protein sequence MKRWLRQRVDAAYERLLSREIAGAPTHVAVIQDGNRRYARGRGGDAHDGHRAGAETTERVLEWCQDVGVEELTLYTFSTENFDRPPEENERLFDLLVEKLREFADADRVHENGVCIRAIGETGLLPERVREAVAYAEERTRDYDQFVLNIALAYGGRSRLLEAARGVATEVDGGAIEPDQIDVEAIENRLYDQPVRDVDLIIRTGGDERTSNFLPWHANGNEAAVFFCTPYWPEFSKADFLRGIRTYEHRKESWRRTRARRALALLAAMSEPDLPEARSVVDRFRDSLPTAERSDLEEIEGKESAEETGQPGGQGVESIDSSGRAAD
- a CDS encoding undecaprenyl diphosphate synthase family protein, producing the protein MGLYERYLARRIRNHEADPPNHVALIITERDLLEDGAYETLVAFFSWALEYAGRVTVYVSVLDAEAVPTLRRDLEGIDAPEVVAVRGPDDRTRADAPIQIGIGLGGKHEFTSAVRTLAERVDAGEIEPDEIDDGDVEDHLVFPAEPDLVIKTGAERLSDFMIWQSVYSELYFTDVNWRDFRKRDFLRAVREYCNRSRRFGR
- a CDS encoding DUF92 domain-containing protein, with the protein product MTTPIRRAAVFAAICTLSLAVPLSGPGTGAVLAAVVLLGAFVVTEGPLFDLLAYPGDYEDGRLYGLITFVLAVVALGLIAVMSSMSIAVFVGTAFLIGYGNVAEQIARSRTDDEVVVATVFALVATVGAVVGQAATHAIDGVPIEPMVPTIVFLAATGALLAALLRDVLLLYDDPIVMVSVGLLLWLLAELEPAIGPLEIVAALVVTVALGYVSYVLDTASIAGMVTGILLGLVTIVLGGYGWFAVLIAFFAIGGLSTKFRYDRKEDLGVAEDNNGARGTGNVLGNAAVALVAVLGYAASSAGLFPGNPDPILFLFAFTGSVATAMSDTLSSEIGSVFETPRLITTLERVEPGTDGGVTWQGELAGLVGAAIVAGISYALFPEVDATGAAIIVAAGFVGMTVDSLLGATLEGTVLGNQGVNFLATLSGALAGALLVLSFAVLG